One window of the Bombus affinis isolate iyBomAffi1 chromosome 10, iyBomAffi1.2, whole genome shotgun sequence genome contains the following:
- the LOC126921500 gene encoding integrator complex subunit 1 isoform X1 yields MDRGKAGIGRGAKSKIAQHPSDLFALGSKGSRNENSDVKRPGVIHSKQSSNTSTSGTDRKREAPSGSLQSFQYIPQKKPKLATHVSHQRPPFSSAEAWELVAIDTDPADFVPMVLEANDNDEGDKVIGIICGAIKTLKNQKWKPDTLVYMGLLYLAKIRPSMFSNDCILHALSSLLKRDQGHNYKTKGNPLVPVLAANLLMKGFHDKRNWPEIFIKLYIEDALGERVWVDHEECKGFVDNILTGFNTRHPPKSVLQPELSVLTPRDCHSPSTIDDEDPGSSSVQFSGDKEKIEFPITPRYTHCIENIEFIVLEAVKEQLNRRQPESITKNFLKLLSSACGFVEIRNIAVPRLEVWLHNPKLMRPAQELLSYICYNCTSHTQRDVEVISQLVKMRLKTKAVINLYLNGVKELIGLHPENLSTILKHTIYNELSNARNPNNMPMIGVMFQTLSEQAAKLLAEIFQDLLMNREDYLRPLRALLREIVRVCRHDINLLIFARTLMSERQDIAQQLLNFEFKERVFISIADLLCLCMLLAISPQVKEAAALAQRGDKKDIALLHQFQNMVATIQFEAVLWLQNSAPQMYAIGKNELLHALHKILLLEPPEQYYKLDNWPPESDRVFYLRLISDVPLLQNTLLRLLLIGFSKENGITHSETLDLVDQLVRRAAANSTESFPTLQADKLDIIELIFNLCIYQPPGTINIPSNYVPPTLAISNLYWKGWIMLLILAAHNPSTIGAVAWKRYPILRTLMEMCITNHFSYPPPTMALPEIIEQERSKELQVEAIEKQEILEYESHLAAASTRIQISEQNSLLLSQLMTMEPTGIARRPPPAVLEQIQSLNVSHRLGHLLCRSRKPDFLLDIIQRQQQSSSQSMPWLADLVQNSEGSLSQLPVQCLCEFLLSTSTQAVEKQPRQQQLLAHLQMLLTDPEQDRQHAYEVLEYFLRRLSSQQTGSRLQAITGLKMVLGSIPTEEEPMDIDGENEKEIWLLRKLPSIPHFLSVRSLVSTALRGACQVENNPDLVHAYISYLATHTTDDDLPDLTDLVNEISQLVVERSTIIAAILPQPEIDNPPNKAAKQTLHAFMVIFCNYLEKARSPRAEEYTWSESQDQILVQWSTGEECTMHILVVHAMIILLTYDSDDDVLFDALLETWFPLNTEPPKAFLVDTSEEALLIPDWLKLRMIRSSVPRLIDAALKDLEPQQLVLFIQSFGIPVPSMTKLLHTLDTGVQIDPSSVGEAVLDKTYMAQLVEVQHRRGATGGLVFVQVLQLMEPELPDENAVTIAQLQEPLPLSAVVQIQSVIQSSVKTDVPHLINRLFIENIPMNQKVDAYRRLHKTLAKDLQKSAKESGAAVLAIQHICSVLSSMQVKQFLASLVHMPQYSCTLMRVILLPLKKPLTSKQVVELARNMCLNLIQLIGDVKAPVLSILRDFANVQLTKTPKSMELTMLMQNRDPGSILESTDPVNLEAVGRKLLNICLKQQKTDVLVEAMARLLVNDSNEGILKPRTGLLIDWLASVEPELIGTCPTLQMKLLFGKTKIQMKVDNNVMSSHSFRPYLLTLLTHRASWATLYKCVGHLLDKCDDGYDPTAVLDFLWALTCNPKLWQGRDKFTPKHYVPENILLLHEKQLLTLVAYIVAEAVIIYNCQNRNIALARMDSRLDLLLHCISTDDHLVASVVEYLAARIMNDSDIDSDMVHQFLLHMYMKIPKVICYLDTFQTKKFVGGAKITKWTGSVLDCMSHSLLTALAATPRQKSWNSRSQDFELCARKMAAVHPILVLRQLPMLASSLMGRSYLDFSQFRAGHHLNLFVQIMGLLELLQPHLFSEEHQTALEDTLENYFQCFQNYGPVKDLIPLLNRFITLLQAYISYNAQRALKYLQKHAQALHELQVHYPNLVTLRTLVSGIPMPREGEDIEEILITVPPTPPPTESIIPQHWPSLLTTLSKLQGEDVFSALQEIEHLSSRKPSVLESITDNIAELLVSPQSNIRSLAHTLLARALKHHPASNANILSAFQRCLDSSRADILMSALEKLPEIVLCMQEHALPLMQKVFELGVNSNVNTIPYINKTIALLNTQQGC; encoded by the exons ATGGATCGTGGAAAGGCAGGAATTGGCAGAGGTGCAAAAAGTAAGATTGCTCAGCATCCTTCTGATTTATTTGCACTTGGATCCAAAGGTTCGCGTAATGAAAATTCTGATGTTAAAAGACCAGGTGTTATTCATTCTAAGCAAAGTAGTAATACTTCAACTTCTG GGACTGACAGAAAAAGAGAGGCACCATCAGGATCACTTCAATCTTTTCAATACATCCCACAAAAGAAACCTAAACTTGCTACACATGTTTCTCATCAACGACCACCATTCTCAAGTGCTGAAGCTTGGGAATTGGTAGCCATAGACACTGATCCAGCAGATTTTGTTCCAATGGTCCTAGAAGCTAATGATAATGATGAAGGTGACAAAGTTATAGGCATTATTTGTGGTGCCATAAAAACACTTAAAAATCAGAAGTGGAAACCTGATACATTGGTATACATGGGATTATTGTACTTAGCAAAAATTCGTCCTTCTATGTTTTCAAATGATTGTATATTACACGCACTATCCTCTTTATTGAAACGGGATCAAGGACataattataaaacaaaagGAAATCCATTAGTTCCTGTACTTGCAGCTAATTTGTTAATGAAGGGGTTTCATGATAAAAGAAATTGGCCAGAAATCTTTATTAAG ctatacattgAGGATGCTTTAGGTGAAAGAGTATGGGTTGATCATGAAGAATGCAAAGGTTTTGTAGATAATATTTTAACAGGATTTAATACAAGGCATCCACCAAAAAGTGTCCTACAACCAGAACTATCTGTATTAACCCCACGAGATTGTCATAGTCCATCTACAATTGACGATGAAGATCCAGGATCTTCATCTGTACAGTTTTCTGGCGACAAAGAAAAAATAGAGTTTCCTATTACTCCTAGATACACTCATTGTATAGAGAACATAGAATTCATTGTTCTTGAAGCTGTGAAAGAACAATTGAATAGACGACAACCAGAGTCAATTACTAAAAACTTTCTAAAATTACTTTCTTCAGCCTGTGGTTTTGTAGAAATCAGAAATATCGCCGTTCCAAGATTAGAAGTATGGTTGCATAATCCGAAGCTAATGAGACCTGCCCAAGAATTACTGAGTTATATTTGTTACAATTGTACTTCTCATACACAAAGAGATGTTGAAGTTATAAGTCAATTAGTAAAAATGAGATTGAAAACTAAAgctgtaattaatttatatctAAATGGCGTAAAGGAATTAATCGGCTTGCACCCTGAAAATTTATCTACTATCTTAAAACATACAATTTATAACGAATTATCTAATGCAAGAAATCCAAATAATATGCCAATGATAGGTGTAATGTTTCAAACTTTATCCGAGCAAGCGGCTAAGTTACTTGCAGAAATATTTCAGGATTTATTAATGAACCGAGAAGATTATCTGAGACCTTTACGTGCTTTACTCAGAGAAATCGTACGTGTTTGCCGACacgatattaatttacttatttttgCGCGCACATTGATGTCCGAAAGACAGGATATAGCGCAACAGTTGCTTAATTTTGAATTCAAAGAACGAGTCTTCATTTCAATTGCAGATTTATTGTGCTTATGTATGTTACTAGCTATCAGCCCACAAGTTAAAGAAGCTGCAGCATTAGCACAAAGAGGTGATAAAAAAGATATAGCTTTATTACATCAATTTCAGAACATGGTAGCGACAATACAATTCGAAGCCGTGTTATGGCTACAGAATTCGGCGCCACAGATGTACGCCATTGGAAAAAATGAGCTCCTTCATGCCTTACATAAAATTTTACTGCTTGAACCACCAGAGCAGTACTATAAATTAGATAATTGGCCACCCGAATCTGATAGAGTATTTTATTTACGTCTTATTTCGGATGTTCCATTATTACAGAATACATTGTTAAGACTATTACTGATTGGTTTTTCAAAA GAAAATGGCATTACTCATTCAGAAACATTAGATTTGGTGGACCAATTAGTTAGACGAGCAGCAGCTAACTCAACTGAGAGTTTCCCGACATTACAAGCTGATAAATTGGATATAATTGAACTTATTTTTAACTTGTGCATTTATCAACCACCAGGAACTATAAACATACCGTCAAA tTATGTACCACCTACTTTGGCAATATCAAATTTATATTGGAAAGGATGGATAATGTTATTAATACTGGCTGCTCACAATCCTTCTACTATTGGTGCTGTTGCATGGAAAAGGTATCCCATTTTACGAACTCTAATGGAAATGTGCATTACGAA TCATTTCTCCTATCCACCACCAACGATGGCATTACCAGAAATAATAGAGCAAGAACGTTCGAAAGAATTGCAAGTTGAAGCTATAGAGAAACAAGAAATATTAGAATATGAATCGCATTTAGCTGCTGCATCAACAAGAATACAGATATCAGAACAAAACAGTTTATTACTATCACAACTAATGACCATGGAACCAACTGGAATTGCTAGGAGACCACCTCCTGCAGTATTGGAACAAATACAATCATTAAATGTGTCTCATAGGTTGGGACATTTACTTTGTCGATCTCGTAAACCAGATTTCTTATTAGATATAATACAAAGACAACAACAGAGTTCGTCTCAGAGTATGCCATGGCTAGCAGATCTTGTACAAAATAGCGAAGGATCTCTTAGTCAATTACCTGTACAGTGTCTTTGTGAATTTTTATTATCTACTAGTACTCAAGCTGTGGAGAAGCAACCAAGACAACAACAGTTATTAGCCCATCTTCAAATGTTATTAACTGATCCCGAACAGGATCGACAGCATGCTTACGAGgttttagaatatttcttaagAAGACTGAGTAGTCAACAAACTGGCAGTCGCCTTCAAGCAATTACAGGTTTGAAGATGGTACTTGGATCAATACCTACTGAAGAGGAACCTATGGATATAGATGGAGAGAATGAAAA GGAGATCTGGCTTCTTCGCAAATTACCGTCCATACCTCATTTCTTATCAGTACGATCTTTAGTTTCTACTGCTCTTCGAGGTGCATGTCAAGTCGAAAATAACCCAGATCTTGTACATGCGTACATATCTTATCTTGCTACGCATACTACAGACGATGATTTACCCGATTTAACTGATTTAGTTAACGAAATATCTCAATTAGTAGTCGAACGAAGTACGATTATAGCAGCTATTCTACCGCAGCCAGAAATTGATAATCCACCAAATAAAGCAGCTAAACAGACTTTGCATGCTTTCATGGTGATTTTCTGTAATTATCTAGAAAAAGCTCGATCTCCACGAGCAGAGGAATATACCTGGTCTGAAAGTCAAGACCAGATATTAGTACAATGGAGTACAGGAGAAGAGTGTACTATGCATATTTTAGTTGTTCATGCTATGATAATCTTATTAACGTACGACTCCGATGATGATGTATTGTTTGATGCTTTACTTGAAACTTGGTTTCCGTTGAATACAGAACCACCAAAAGCTTTCCTTGTTGATACAAGCGAAGAAGCTTTATTAATACCTGATTGGTTAAAACTAAGAATGATTAGGAGTAGTGTACCACGTTTAATTGACGCAGCTCTTAAAGATTTGGAGCCACAACAACTGGTTCTTTTTATTCAGAGCTTCGGTATTCCTGTTCCTTCAATGACTAAATTACTCCATACATTGGATACTGGTGTGCAAATTGACCCGAGTTCTGTTGGTGAAGCAGTACTCGATAAGACATATATGGCACAATTAGTTGAAGTTCAACACAGAAGAGGGGCAACGGGTGGACTAGTCTTTGTACAGGTTTTACAATTGATGGAGCCAGAGTTACCTGATGAAAATGCTGTAACTATTGCACAATTACAGGAACCTTTACCTCTAAGTGCAGTAGTTCAAATACAATCTGTCATACAATCTTCTGTTAAAACGGATGTCCCACATTTAATCAATagattatttattgaaaatataccAATGAATCAAAAGGTAGATGCATATCGCCGATTACATAAAACCTTAGCAAAAGATTTGCAGAAATCTGCTAAAGAAAGTGGAGCCGCTGTGTTAGCAATACAACATATATGTAGTGTATTAAGTTCAATGCAAGTTAAACAATTCTTAGCCTCGCTTGTTCACATGCCTCAGTATTCTTGCACCTTAATGCGAGTAATATTGTTGCCTTTAAAAAAGCCATTGACTTCGAAACAAGTAGTTGAATTAGCCCGTAATATGTGTCTAAACTTGATACAGCTGATAGGAGATGTAAAAGCACCAGTTCTATCTATTTTAAGAGATTTTGCAAACGTGCAATTAACCAAAACGCCAAAAAGCATGGAATTAACGATGTTGATGCAAAATCGAGATCCCGGATCTATTTTAGAAAGTACAGATCCAGTGAATTTGGAAGCAGTTGGACGTaagttattaaatatttgtcTGAAACAACAGAAAACCGACGTTCTTGTTGAAGCAATGGCAAGGTTATTAGTGAATGACAGTAACGAAGGCATTTTAAAGCCACGAACTGGTTTATTAATCGATTGGTTAGCATCTGTTGAACCAGAATTAATTGGAACATGTCCTACTCTCCAAATGAAACTTTTATTTGGAAAAACGAAGATACAAATGAAAGTTGATAACAATGTTATGAGTTCACATTCATTTAGGCCCTACTTGTTAACTTTATTGACGCATAGGGCAAGTTGGGCAACTTTGTACAAATGTGTTGGACATTTATTAGATAAATGTGATGATGG GTATGATCCGACAGCTGTTTTAGACTTCTTATGGGCATTAACTTGTAATCCAAAACTCTGGCAAGGCAGAGACAAATTCACGCCAAAACATTATGTTCcagaaaatattttacttttacacGAGAAACAGTTATTAACACTTGTAGCGTATATAGTTGCAGAAGCTGTTATCATATATAATTGTCAaaacagaaacattgcactTGCTCGAATGGATTCTCGTCTTGATTTATTGTTACACTGTATTTCTACAGACGATCATTTGGTAGCCAGCGTAGTAGAATATTTGGCTGCACGTATAATGAATGACTCAGA taTTGATTCAGATATGGTCCATCAATTCTTGTTACATATGTACATGAAAATACCTAAAGTAATATGTTACTTAGACACATTTCAAACTAAAAAGTTTGTTGGAGGagcaaaaattacaaaatggaCGGGTTCTGTGTTAGATTGTATGAGCCATTCTTTGTTAACTGCTCTAGCAGCAACACCACGGCAAAAGTCATGGAATTCTAGGTCTCAAGACTTCGAATTATGCGCCCGAAAAATGGCTGCTGTGCATCCTATTTTAGTGTTACGACAACTTCCAATGTTGGCGTCGTCACTAATGGGAAGATCTTATTTGGATTTTAGTCAATTTAGAGCAGGTCATCATCTAAATCTTTTTGTACAAATAATGGGATTACTGGAATTACTACAACCACATTTGTTTAGTGAAGAACATCAGACTGCTTTGGAAGATACACTAGAGAATTACTTTCAGTGCTTTCAA AATTATGGTCCAGTAAAAGATCTTATACCACTCTTAAATAGATTTATTACATTACTACAAGCATACATCTCTTATAATGCACAAagggcattgaaatatttgcagaaACATGCTCAGGCTCTACA TGAATTGCAGGTACATTATCCGAATCTAGTTACACTTAGAACGCTTGTATCAGGCATTCCAATGCCAAGAGAAGGAGAAGACATAGAGGAGATTTTAATTACTGTTCCTCCTACTCCACCTCCAACAGAATCCATTATTCCACAGCATTGGCCTTCATTGTTAACTACATTATCTAAACTGCAAGGTGAAG ATGTATTTAGCGCTCTTCAAGAAATTGAGCATTTGTCATCACGAAAACCTTCAGTCTTGGAATCTATAACAGACAATATAGCAGAATTGCTTGTATCTCCGCAAAGTAACATAAGATCTCTTGCTCATACATTATTAGCAAGAGCATTAAAACATCATCCAGCATCAAATGCAAATATCTTGTCTGCATTTCAAAGGTGTTTGGACAGTTCTAGAGCTGATATATTAATGTCAGCTCTAGAGAAATTACCAGAAATTGTATTATGTATGCAAG aacACGCTTTACCGTTAATGCAAAAAGTATTTGAATTAGGAGTAAATTCAAATGTGAATACCATaccatatataaataaaaccaTTGCTCTGCTAAATACACAACAAGGTTGTTAA